From a single Intestinibaculum porci genomic region:
- a CDS encoding glycosyltransferase translates to MKVQVLMSTYNGERYLEPQLKSLFNQKDVDVCVLVRDDGSTDATIDILHAWSLSHDLTYYQGENLKPARSFMHLISQAGEADYYAFCDQDDVWDDDKLMMAINALKDHKEPALYMSATKIVDENLHYIETKPVNTYHTLENAMIKNEATGCTQVFNDALLKVMQRYTPSFIKMHDSWITRVTYAIGGFVYIDDHAYINYRQHGDNVLGYKEPKLKKLLGQLKEAFGDHVRIRQNIALELLQGYSDLITPEAMPLIKAFSDYPTNKASKRYLLHDPLLKTPYSNINKRIRLAIRLNKF, encoded by the coding sequence ATGAAAGTACAAGTCTTAATGTCGACCTATAATGGGGAACGTTATTTAGAGCCACAGCTCAAAAGTCTTTTCAATCAGAAAGATGTCGATGTGTGCGTATTAGTGCGTGATGATGGCAGCACAGATGCCACCATCGACATTTTACATGCATGGAGCTTATCCCATGATTTAACCTATTACCAGGGTGAAAACCTTAAACCAGCCCGCTCCTTCATGCATTTGATCAGCCAAGCCGGAGAGGCTGATTATTATGCTTTCTGTGATCAGGATGATGTCTGGGATGATGATAAACTCATGATGGCTATCAACGCCTTAAAAGATCATAAAGAACCAGCTCTTTATATGTCCGCCACAAAAATAGTCGATGAAAATCTTCATTATATAGAAACCAAACCGGTCAATACGTATCATACTTTAGAAAATGCGATGATCAAAAATGAAGCGACCGGCTGTACCCAGGTCTTTAATGATGCCCTTTTAAAGGTGATGCAGCGCTATACTCCATCCTTTATTAAAATGCATGATTCCTGGATCACTCGTGTTACTTATGCCATTGGCGGCTTTGTCTATATAGATGATCATGCTTATATTAATTATCGCCAGCATGGCGATAATGTTTTAGGCTATAAAGAGCCAAAACTCAAAAAACTATTGGGCCAGTTAAAAGAAGCTTTTGGTGATCATGTGCGCATCAGACAAAACATTGCGTTAGAATTATTACAGGGTTACAGTGATCTGATCACGCCTGAAGCGATGCCTTTAATCAAAGCCTTCAGTGATTATCCCACCAATAAAGCTTCTAAGAGGTATTTATTACATGATCCCTTATTAAAGACCCCTTACAGTAATATCAATAAACGCATTCGTTTAGCCATTCGCTTAAACAAATTTTAA
- the cps2T gene encoding beta 1-4 rhamnosyltransferase Cps2T has product MIINNKNVEELQLHKSNPDYSTKKRQVFIIGSKGIPASYGGFETFVEKLTAYRKSQDITYHVACLSNRNGRFMYNDAKCFNVFVPQIGPAKAVYYDIAALKRCIQYIKERDIEHPIIYILACRIGPFIHHYKKQIEALGGELYVNPDGHEWMRAKWNKAIRKYWKYSEKLMVKHADLLVCDSKNIESYIHEEYSEFHPKTTFIAYGSETSPSTLADDDPNFHKWLEERHLRVNDYYLIVGRFVPENNFETIIREFMKSHSTRSLAIITTANDKFLRDLENRLHFETDPRIKFVGTVYNSELLKKIRENAYGYFHGHSVGGTNPSLLEALGSTKVNLLLDVGFNKEVAEEAALYWNLEDGNLAHLIDEAEKLTPTQIETLGQKAKQRINIAYSWDYIVTEYEKLFLKE; this is encoded by the coding sequence ATGATTATTAATAATAAAAACGTAGAAGAATTACAACTGCATAAAAGTAACCCTGATTATAGTACAAAGAAAAGACAGGTTTTTATTATCGGTTCCAAGGGTATCCCTGCTTCTTATGGCGGTTTTGAAACCTTTGTAGAAAAGCTGACCGCTTATCGTAAAAGTCAGGATATTACCTATCACGTGGCCTGTTTGAGTAACCGTAATGGTCGTTTTATGTATAACGATGCCAAATGTTTTAACGTCTTTGTGCCACAAATCGGTCCCGCTAAAGCGGTATATTATGATATTGCGGCGTTAAAAAGATGTATTCAATACATTAAAGAACGCGATATCGAACATCCTATTATTTATATCTTAGCCTGCCGTATTGGACCATTTATTCATCACTACAAAAAACAGATTGAAGCATTAGGCGGTGAATTATACGTCAATCCTGATGGCCATGAATGGATGCGCGCTAAATGGAATAAAGCTATTCGTAAATACTGGAAGTATTCTGAGAAGCTGATGGTGAAACATGCCGATTTACTTGTCTGCGATTCTAAAAACATTGAAAGCTATATTCATGAAGAATATAGTGAGTTTCATCCTAAGACCACATTCATTGCCTATGGTTCAGAAACTTCGCCATCAACCTTAGCGGATGATGATCCTAACTTCCATAAATGGTTAGAAGAACGTCATTTAAGAGTGAATGATTATTATTTGATCGTTGGCCGTTTTGTCCCAGAAAACAACTTTGAAACGATTATTAGAGAATTCATGAAGTCTCATTCAACACGTTCCCTCGCGATTATTACGACTGCCAATGATAAGTTCTTAAGAGACTTAGAGAATCGTTTACACTTTGAAACCGATCCCCGTATCAAATTTGTCGGGACGGTCTATAACTCAGAATTACTCAAAAAGATTCGTGAAAATGCCTATGGTTATTTCCATGGTCATAGTGTTGGCGGTACGAACCCAAGTCTGTTAGAAGCTTTAGGCTCCACCAAAGTCAATCTTTTATTAGATGTTGGTTTCAATAAAGAAGTCGCTGAAGAAGCCGCTTTATACTGGAACTTAGAGGATGGTAACTTAGCGCATCTGATTGATGAAGCAGAGAAGCTAACCCCAACGCAAATTGAAACGTTAGGCCAAAAAGCAAAGCAGCGGATCAACATAGCTTATAGCTGGGATTATATTGTCACTGAATATGAAAAGCTATTTCTAAAGGAGTAA
- a CDS encoding exopolysaccharide biosynthesis polyprenyl glycosylphosphotransferase produces MRSKKILSLILVIIECLVFYLIYTAWHLNPPMFRQDLGLYIIYLFVMGHYSIKDSLIWDEIRKVFLATILYMITFAIIMPSTFEGVPRRYLIFLSTIMFFVDLFVSYFLRVVFRSVLSKKTLVVGTSETAYRYGCIVNDNKFAITEVVGFIDLNDPHYFQEQYEMSEELFYNRDAHHVFDYKNFDVVIKENDIDQIVIGEPELSGKDLNTILERSAKLVDSVKYMPEDYNLVNFSSEVQDFDGILLISTSKDTPSVFDRFWKRFFDILISLIGCLITAIMAIFVKISYIRHGDHDPIIFKQKRIGFRGKTITIYKFRTMIPHAEEKLEEMMKVNKDIREEYHKHKKLRYDPRVTPTGKSLRRSSIDEFPQFFNVLKGEMSLVGPRPYLPGEKAEMGDDYDVIIRSKPGITGMWQANGRSDLGFKERMKLDVYYYKNWNLWLDIIVIFKTFQATFTKKGAR; encoded by the coding sequence ATGAGAAGTAAAAAAATCCTCTCGTTGATCCTCGTGATTATCGAGTGTTTGGTATTTTATTTAATTTATACAGCATGGCATTTAAATCCGCCAATGTTTAGACAGGACTTAGGTCTTTATATTATCTACTTATTCGTCATGGGACATTACAGTATCAAAGATTCCCTTATTTGGGATGAAATTCGTAAAGTTTTTCTCGCAACGATTCTTTATATGATCACCTTTGCGATTATTATGCCTTCCACATTTGAAGGGGTGCCAAGACGTTATTTAATCTTCTTATCAACGATTATGTTCTTTGTCGATTTGTTTGTTTCTTACTTCTTACGCGTGGTCTTTAGAAGTGTCTTAAGTAAGAAGACTTTAGTAGTGGGTACCAGTGAAACAGCTTATCGTTATGGCTGTATTGTCAATGATAATAAATTCGCTATAACCGAAGTCGTAGGTTTCATTGATCTCAATGATCCCCACTATTTCCAAGAACAGTATGAAATGTCTGAAGAGTTATTTTATAACCGTGATGCCCATCATGTCTTTGACTATAAGAACTTTGATGTGGTCATCAAAGAAAATGATATCGATCAGATCGTCATCGGGGAACCTGAACTCTCAGGGAAAGATCTCAATACGATCTTAGAGCGTTCCGCTAAATTAGTGGATTCTGTCAAATATATGCCGGAAGACTATAACTTAGTCAACTTCTCTTCGGAAGTACAGGATTTTGATGGGATTCTCTTAATCAGTACCTCAAAAGATACCCCAAGTGTTTTTGATCGTTTCTGGAAGCGTTTCTTCGATATTCTGATTTCTTTAATTGGCTGCCTTATAACCGCCATTATGGCGATCTTTGTGAAGATCTCTTATATCAGACATGGTGATCATGATCCGATTATCTTTAAACAGAAACGTATTGGTTTTCGTGGGAAAACGATTACCATTTATAAGTTTAGAACAATGATCCCACATGCAGAAGAAAAGCTAGAGGAAATGATGAAAGTCAATAAAGACATTAGGGAAGAGTATCATAAACATAAAAAATTACGTTATGATCCTCGCGTCACCCCAACGGGGAAATCATTACGACGCAGTTCGATCGATGAATTTCCTCAGTTCTTTAATGTTTTAAAAGGAGAAATGAGCCTAGTTGGTCCACGTCCGTATTTACCAGGTGAAAAAGCAGAAATGGGTGATGACTATGATGTTATTATCCGCTCTAAACCAGGTATAACTGGCATGTGGCAGGCCAATGGCCGCAGTGATCTCGGCTTTAAAGAACGTATGAAGTTAGATGTTTACTATTATAAAAACTGGAACCTTTGGCTTGACATTATTGTGATATTTAAAACGTTTCAGGCCACTTTTACTAAAAAAGGTGCTCGTTAA